A genomic region of Microlunatus sagamiharensis contains the following coding sequences:
- a CDS encoding bifunctional uroporphyrinogen-III C-methyltransferase/uroporphyrinogen-III synthase, with protein sequence MSTTSVPTSSDSASSSSSTRGRVIFVGAGPGDPDLLTLGAIAALADASAVILDDERQREILGHPAITLGEDASVTALGFTDGQKPLTPSARARVVIKQAAGGGRVVRLVNGDPFWDNAVADEAAACVRGGIDFEVVPGVSSLTAVPEYAGIDLVHAGGVQFASMTDGRFTKVGTAPWGNAATVVVSTLVQHLQGLVDAALAAGRPADDHVVLTLHGGSTNQVTVPCRLDEVVVAVSATEAPGADPVHVIMGVAAEQRGELSWYETKPLFGWRVLVPRTKDQAAPMVARLRTYGAHSEEVPTISVEPPRSPLQMDKAIRGLVEGRYEWIAFTSVNAVKAVREKFEEYGLDARAFSGLKVAVVGDVTAAALRAWGIEPDLVPAGEQSAAGLADEFPPYDEVLDPINRVFLPRADIATETLAAGLVELGWEVEDVTAYRTVRAAPPPAEVREAIKTGKFDAVVFTSSSTVRNLVGIAGKPHPGTIIAAIGPATQKTCEEHGLRVDVVAGKPSVVALADALASFAADRRDAMVAAGEVVQRPSQRKAPSRRV encoded by the coding sequence GTGAGCACAACGTCCGTCCCCACATCCAGCGACTCCGCCTCGAGCTCGTCCAGCACCCGTGGTCGGGTGATCTTCGTCGGTGCTGGCCCGGGCGATCCTGATCTTCTGACCCTCGGGGCCATCGCCGCCCTCGCCGACGCGAGCGCGGTGATCTTGGACGACGAGCGGCAGCGCGAGATCCTCGGCCACCCGGCGATCACCCTCGGCGAGGACGCCTCCGTCACGGCGCTCGGCTTCACCGACGGGCAGAAGCCGCTCACGCCGTCGGCCCGGGCGCGCGTGGTGATCAAGCAGGCCGCCGGGGGCGGCCGCGTGGTGCGTCTGGTCAACGGCGACCCCTTCTGGGACAACGCGGTGGCCGACGAGGCCGCCGCCTGCGTGCGCGGCGGCATCGACTTCGAGGTCGTGCCCGGGGTGTCGAGCCTGACCGCGGTCCCGGAGTATGCGGGCATCGACCTCGTCCACGCCGGCGGGGTGCAGTTCGCGTCGATGACCGACGGCCGCTTCACCAAGGTCGGCACCGCCCCCTGGGGCAACGCCGCGACCGTCGTGGTCAGCACGCTGGTGCAGCACCTCCAGGGCCTGGTCGACGCCGCGCTGGCCGCGGGCCGTCCGGCCGACGACCACGTCGTGCTGACGCTGCACGGCGGGAGCACCAACCAGGTGACGGTTCCCTGCCGGCTCGACGAGGTCGTCGTCGCCGTCTCCGCGACCGAGGCCCCGGGCGCCGACCCGGTCCACGTGATCATGGGCGTCGCCGCCGAGCAGCGCGGCGAGCTCAGCTGGTACGAGACCAAGCCGCTCTTCGGCTGGCGCGTCCTCGTGCCCCGCACCAAGGACCAGGCCGCACCGATGGTCGCGCGGCTGCGCACCTACGGCGCGCACAGCGAGGAGGTGCCGACCATCTCGGTCGAGCCGCCCCGCAGCCCGCTGCAGATGGACAAGGCCATCCGCGGCCTCGTCGAGGGCCGCTACGAGTGGATCGCCTTCACCTCGGTGAACGCCGTCAAGGCCGTGCGCGAGAAGTTCGAGGAGTACGGCCTCGACGCCCGGGCCTTCTCCGGGCTCAAGGTCGCCGTCGTCGGTGACGTCACCGCGGCCGCGCTGCGGGCGTGGGGCATCGAGCCCGACCTGGTGCCGGCCGGGGAGCAGTCCGCCGCCGGCCTGGCCGACGAGTTCCCCCCGTACGACGAGGTGCTCGACCCGATCAACCGGGTCTTCCTGCCGCGCGCCGACATCGCCACCGAGACCCTCGCGGCCGGGCTCGTCGAGCTCGGCTGGGAGGTCGAGGACGTCACCGCGTATCGCACCGTGCGTGCCGCCCCGCCGCCCGCCGAGGTCCGCGAGGCGATCAAGACCGGCAAGTTCGACGCGGTCGTCTTCACGTCGTCCTCGACGGTGCGCAACCTCGTCGGCATCGCCGGCAAGCCGCATCCCGGGACGATCATCGCCGCGATCGGCCCGGCCACGCAGAAGACCTGCGAGGAGCACGGCCTCCGCGTCGACGTCGTCGCCGGCAAGCCGTCGGTCGTCGCCCTGGCGGACGCGCTGGCCTCCTTCGCCGCGGACCGTCGCGACGCGATGGTCGCCGCGGGCGAGGTCGTCCAGCGCCCGTCGCAGCGCAAGGCGCCGAGCCGCCGGGTCTAG
- a CDS encoding MBL fold metallo-hydrolase, whose translation MTEPARPTIDTLLHGLHVETDQGDIAFCGVNLIEVPDGKGGLTRIVVDTGHFGRGVALRRELAARGLTASDVDVLLLTHAHWDHVQCIQYFDNAVVYAHPEELNYISNPHPGDHATPAWTKAMLDQYDIRHVREGDELAPGVGVVEAPGHSAGTVAAAVSTADGLAVVTGDSIQNALVAQQRRNALVFWDEEMANRSVGKLVDMSDAIYPGHDQPFRITADNEVEYLVDFQVGFTGTTRDNPGLSFTDLALDPIISPAPPEWRR comes from the coding sequence ATGACCGAGCCCGCCCGACCCACGATCGACACCCTGCTGCACGGCCTGCACGTGGAGACCGACCAGGGCGACATCGCCTTCTGCGGCGTCAACCTCATCGAGGTGCCGGACGGCAAGGGCGGACTCACCCGGATCGTCGTCGACACCGGGCACTTCGGTCGCGGCGTGGCGCTGCGCCGCGAGCTCGCGGCGCGCGGCCTCACCGCCTCCGACGTGGACGTGCTGCTGCTGACCCACGCCCACTGGGACCACGTGCAGTGCATCCAGTACTTCGACAACGCGGTGGTCTACGCCCACCCCGAGGAGCTCAACTACATCTCGAACCCGCACCCGGGCGACCACGCGACGCCGGCGTGGACCAAGGCGATGCTCGACCAGTACGACATCCGCCACGTCCGCGAGGGCGACGAGCTCGCGCCGGGCGTCGGGGTCGTCGAGGCGCCCGGGCACTCGGCAGGGACCGTCGCCGCGGCGGTGTCGACGGCCGACGGCCTCGCGGTGGTGACCGGCGACTCGATCCAGAACGCGCTGGTCGCGCAGCAGCGGCGCAACGCCCTCGTCTTCTGGGACGAGGAGATGGCGAACCGCTCGGTCGGCAAGCTCGTCGACATGTCCGACGCGATCTACCCCGGGCACGACCAGCCGTTCCGCATCACGGCGGACAACGAGGTCGAGTACCTCGTCGACTTCCAGGTCGGCTTCACGGGCACGACCCGCGACAACCCGGGGCTGAGCTTCACCGACCTCGCGCTCGACCCGATCATCAGCCCGGCCCCGCCGGAGTGGCGCCGCTGA